In a genomic window of Vigna angularis cultivar LongXiaoDou No.4 chromosome 6, ASM1680809v1, whole genome shotgun sequence:
- the LOC108344689 gene encoding light-inducible protein CPRF2, whose product MERVLSVDEISEQYWVAAKKESCKSKSKMNRSESEWAFQQFLQEAVSPSSSSSSDVKPKKDPDINMNIPVTLNVDSHDYQSILKTKLNLACAAVALTRGSLVKSQNPTTFPDSGSQAAVPSEVGTLKDVEAATGISFSSPSLQKKPAVAMRPTLSASSREQSDDEEAEEEINMTGKMNTTDAKRVRRMLSNRESARRSRRRKQAHLSELETQVSQLRGENSSLLKRLTDVNHRYNSAAVDNRVLKADVETLRAKVKMAEETVKRISGLNPMFHAMTEMSSMEIAMFDESRSETSGGGAVPVQEDTNHKLSEASSKNGFGGISSVKSVQQKVVGWNKSGGGNSLHRVASLEHLQKRIRGDEDSRGEQ is encoded by the exons ATGGAAAGGGTGTTGTCAGTGGATGAAATATCGGAGCAATATTGGGTGGCGGCGAAGAAGGAATCATGCAAGTCAAAGTCAAAGATGAACCGTAGTGAATCGGAATGGGCCTTTCAGCAGTTTCTTCAGGAAGCAgtttctccttcttcatcttcttcctccgaCGTTAAACCCAAAAAGGATCCCGACATCAACATGAACATCCCTGTAACTCTAAATGTCGATTCCCACGATTACCAATCCATTCTTAAAACCAAGCTTAACCTCGCTTGTGCTGCTGTCGCTTTGACTCGG GGATCTTTGGTCAAATCTCAAAATCCGACCACTTTCCCTGACAGTGGATCACAGGCAGCTGTTCCTTCTGAAGTTGGAACCTTGAAAG ATGTCGAAGCAGCAACTGGGATTTCATTCTCATCACCTTCCCTGCAAAAGAAACCTGCTGTTGCAATGAGGCCAACATTAAGTGCATCATCAAGAGAGCAATCAGATGATGAGGAAGCGGAGGAAGAGATTAACATGACTGGAAAAATGAATACAACTGATGCAAAACGAGTAAGGAG GATGCTTTCCAATAGGGAGTCTGCTAGACGCTCAAGGAGAAGAAAGCAGGCTCATTTAAGTGAGCTGGAGACACAG GTCTCCCAATTAAGAGGTGAAAATTCTTCCTTGTTAAAGCGCTTAACTGACGTGAACCACAGATACAACAGTGCTGCAGTTGACAACAGAGTATTGAAAGCTGATGTTGAAACGTTAAGAGCTAAG GTGAAGATGGCTGAAGAGACAGTGAAAAGAATTTCTGGGTTGAATCCAATGTTTCATGCAATGACTGAGATGTCATCAATGGAAATAGCAATGTTTGATGAAAGTCGTTCTGAGACATCAGGTGGTGGTGCTGTTCCTGTGCAAGAAGACACAAATCATAAACTTAGTGAAGCGAGTTCGAAGAATGGATTCGGAGGCATTTCTTCAGTGAAAAGTGTGCAGCAGAAAGTGGTAGGTTGGAACAAAAGTGGGGGAGGAAATTCCCTGCATAGAGTTGCTAGCTTGGAACATCTTCAGAAGCGGATTCGTGGTGATGAAGATTCACGTGGAGAGCAATAA
- the LOC108344837 gene encoding sec-independent protein translocase protein TATA, chloroplastic: MEMRMTSCVGFSSSIPKAAIGLGSSSSLCLGNPKLLNSGGGRVSIVSVNGGRRRNRGLTCNALFGLGVPELVVIAGVAALVFGPKKLPEVGRSIGKTVKSFQQAAKEFESELKKEPDSTEEDSSEKPIAIGEQEKLDNELSSSKETA; this comes from the exons atggaGATGAGGATGACGAGCTGCGTTGGGTTTTCGAGTTCAATCCCAAAAGCCGCAATTGGGTTGGGTTCGTCTTCATCTTTGTGTTTGGGAAACCCGAAATTGTTGAATTCAGGAGGTGGAAGGGTTAGTATAGTGAGCGTTAATGGTGGGAGAAGAAGAAACAGAGGCTTAACTTGCAACGCTCTTTTCGGATTGGGCGTGCCAGAACTCGTCGTTATTGCCGGCGTGGCAGCGCTGGTTTTTGGGCCCAAGAAATTGCCGGAAGTGGGTCGAAGCATCGGCAAAACTGTGAAGAGCTTCCAGCAG GCGGCAAAGGAATTTGAGTCGGAGCTTAAGAAGGAACCTGATTCCACAGAAGAGGACTCTTCTGAGAAACCTATTGCCATTGGTGAACAGGAGAAGCTGGACAATGAGTTGTCTAGTTCTAAGGAGACAGCATAA
- the LOC108345540 gene encoding mediator of RNA polymerase II transcription subunit 14 has protein sequence MAAELGQQTVELSTLVTRAAHDSYASLKELVDKCRSSELSDTDKKISILKFLSKTQQRMIRLNVLSKWCQQVPLIQHCQQLASTVSNHDMCFTQAADSLFFMHEGLQQARAPVYDVPSAIDILLTGSYQRLPKCVEDVGTQYALTEDQQKPALKKLDTLVRSKLLQVSIPKEFSDINVSDGTALLRVDGEFKVLITLGYRGHLSLWRILHLELLVGEKNKPVKLEEMRRHVLGDDLERRMAAADNPFSVMYSVLHELCVALVMDTVIRQVQVLRQGRWKDAIRFELISEGHGASSSSVQNPDSESDSSALRTPGLKIVYWLDFDKNANAPESGTCPFIKIEPGSDLQIKCLHSSFVIDPLTGKEAEFVLDQSCIDVERLLLRAICCNRYTRLLEIKRELGKNVQVCRTADDVVLQSRMGEPDIEYKQKDEKCCSKDSEGHEVLCVRAYGSSFFTLGINIRNGRFLLQSSQNIVVSSALIECEEALNQGSMTAAEVFISLRSKSILHLFASIGRVLGLEVYEHGFNIVKIPKDVSNGSAMLLMGFPDCGSSYFLLMQLDKDFKPLFKLLETQPDPSGTDNLSGGDLNQVLRIKKIDIGQMQVHEDEMNLSLVDWGKLRSALPNAIGPNQTSGHEFFSDIRLENSIQISRGHPSGFSSLVDEVFGLEKGSSAAPLSVQNISSTGNTSLPSQYGSVPMNIHSLKAGSPSPKWEGGMQIAQVNNVTKASGATSLYSGSLFSSGSVKGPVQSSSVGSIPTGQVRSTAGKKLSASKSEQDLTSPKSPHSVDISSSAAIDEEQLRVLNDTSNEGLSGSRSSRLLSPPRPTGSRMPNSRPNGSQVDSFKAAGSCATTPVSQTLESTVSYSTGEDVTSKNDKKSRKRTASDMLALIPTLQGVENNPGICKRRKLSDSSGCQLSLAQGAMSSEMIPKTEGYSYGSLIAEVNKGTVPSSIYIVALLHVVRHCSLCIKHARLTSQMDALDISYVEEVGLRSGSSNIWFRLPLARGDSWQHICLRLGRPGCMYWDVKINDQHFRDLWELQKGSNNTPWGSGVRIANTSDIDSHIHYDPDGVVLSYQSVEVDSIKKLVADIQRLANARTFALGMRKLLGVRAEEKSDDLVTSTDSKTPSSKVSSDTADKLSEQMRRAFRIEAVGLMSLWFSFGSSVLARFVVEWESGKEGCTMHVSPDQLWPHTKFLEDFINGAEVSSLLDCIRLTAGPLHALAAATRPARAGPVPGVAAALSSIPKQSGGYISSQGLLLGNSTTNVGQPTSGPGANTVMPTASGLTNQTLSMLAAAGRGGPGIVPSSLLPIDVSVVLRGPYWIRIMYRKQFAVDMRCFAGDQVWLQPATPPKEGRLSGGSLPCPQFRPFIMEHVAQELNGLDPSFTGQQAGGLSNSNNPNPGSGSQMMAANGNRINLPISAAMSRTGNQVASLNRVGNALAGSSNLALMTSPVSLRRPPGAVVPAHVRGELNTAIIGLGDDGGYGGGWVPLVALKKVLRGILKYLGVLWLFAQLPDLLKEILGSILKENEGALLNLDPEQPALRFFVGGYVFAVSVHRVQLLLQVLSVKRFHQQQQQQQQNSNPAPEELSQSEISEICDYFSRRVASEPYDASRVASFITMLTLPVSVLREFLKLIAWKKGLSQTQVGDVVSAQKPRIELCLENHSGLNADENSESSSAFRSNIHYARLHNSVDFALTVVLDSSHVPHVNAAGGAAWLPYCVSVRLRYSFGESSNVSFVAMNGSHGGRACWLRVDDWEKCKQRVARAVEVNGSSAADISQGRLKLVADSVQRNLHICIQGLRDGNGVTASSGAT, from the exons ATGGCTGCGGAGTTAGGGCAACAGACGGTCGAGCTTTCCACGCTCGTCACACGCGCCGCTCACGATTCATACGCTTCTCTCAAAGAACTCGTCGATAAATGCAGGTCCTCCGAATTATCCGACACCGACAAGAAGATTAGCATCCTCAAATTCCTGAGCAAGACTCAGCAGCGAATGATCCGTCTCAATGTCCTCTCCAAGTGGTGCCAGCAG gTTCCTTTGATACAGCACTGTCAGCAACTGGCTTCCACTGTTTCCAATCACGACATGTGTTTCACGCAAGCTGCAGACTCGTTATTCTTCATGCACGAGGGGCTTCAACAGGCGCGTGCCCCCGTTTATGATGTTCCTTCCGCAATTGATATTCTTCTCACTGGAAGTTACCAGCGTCTGCCGAAATGTGTAGAGGATGTGGGGACTCAGTATGCTTTGACCGAGGATCAGCAGAAACCTGCTTTGAAGAAATTGGACACGCTTGTTCGCTCCAAATTGCTTCAGGTTTCGATTCCCAAAGAGTTTTCTGATATTAACGTTTCTGATGGTACCGCACTGCTTAGGGTGGATGGGGAGTTCAAGGTTTTGATAACGCTTGGGTATAGAGGACACTTGTCATTGTGGAGGATATTGCATTTGGAGCTGCTTGTCGGGGAGAAAAATAAGCCTGTGAAGTTGGAGGAAATGCGGCGGCACGTGCTTGGAGATGATTTGGAGAGGCGAATGGCGGCGGCAGACAATCCATTTTCGGTTATGTACTCGGTTCTTCATGAGCTGTGTGTTGCACTTGTCATGGACACGGTGATAAGGCAAGTTCAGGTTCTTCGACAGGGGAGGTGGAAGGATGCAATTCGGTTTGAGCTCATATCCGAGGGTCATGGAGCGAGTTCTAGCTCGGTTCAGAACCCTGATTCAGAATCTGATTCGTCTGCCCTGCGAACTCCTGGCTTGAAAATTGTGTACTGGTTGGATTTTGATAAGAATGCTAATGCGCCTGAATCGGGTACATGCccatttattaaaattgaaccTGGGTCAGATCTTCAGATAAAGTGTCTCCACAGCAGCTTTGTCATAGACCCCTTGACAGGCAAGGAGGCAGAGTTTGTTTTGGACCAGAGTTGTATTGATGTTGAGAGGTTGCTGTTAAGAGCTATTTGTTGCAACAGATATACTCGGCTGCTCGAAATTAAAAGAGAACTGGGAAAAAACGTTCAGGTCTGTCGAACTGCAGACGATGTTGTGCTCCAGTCCCGGATGGGTGAACCTGATATTGAATATAAGCAG AAGGATGAAAAGTGTTGCAGCAAGGACTCTGAGGGCCATGAGGTGTTGTGTGTGCGTGCCTATGGCTCTTCCTTTTTTACTCTTGGAATTAATATCAG GAATGGCcgttttcttcttcaatcttCACAAAACATAGTGGTTTCTTCAGCCTTAATAGAATGTGAAGAAGCTTTGAATCAGGGATCTATGACTGCAGCTGAGGTTTTCATAAGCCTGAGAAGCAAAAGTATATTACACCTATTTGCTTCAATCGGAAGGGTTTTAGGACTTGAG GTATATGAGCATGGATTCAATATAGTTAAAATACCCAAGGATGTTTCAAATGGTTCAGCTATGCTATTGATGGGATTTCCAGACTGTGGAAGCTCATACTTTCTGCTGATGCAACTTGATAAGGATTTTAAACCCTTGTTTAAGTTGTTAGAGACTCAGCCTGACCCATCTGGAACAGATAATTTATCTGGCGGTGACCTTAATCAGGTGTTgcggataaaaaaaattgatataggGCAAATGCAGGTTCATGAGGATGAAATGAATTTAAGCCTGGTTGACTGGGGGAAATTACGTTCTGCTCTGCCCAATGCCATTGGCCCAAATCAAACATCTGGAcatgagttcttttctgatatTCGCCTTGAGAATTCCATACAGATTTCAAGAGGTCATCCATCAGGGTTTTCATCACTTGTTGACGAAGTGTTTGGACTTGAGAAAGGATCTTCAGCAGCTCCATTATCTGTTCAAAATATTTCTTCAACTGGGAATACATCACTTCCATCTCAATATGGATCTGTCCCCATGAATATCCATAGTTTAAAGGCTGGAAGCCCTTCACCAAAGTGGGAAGGAGGAATGCAGATAGCACAGGTTAATAATGTAACAAAAGCATCAGGGGCTACTAGTCTCTATAGTGGTTCATTGTTCTCATCTGGTAGTGTGAAGGGCCCAGTTCAGTCCAGTTCTGTCGGCTCCATACCAACAGGACAAGTAAGGAGCACTGCTGGGAAAAAGTTGTCTGCTTCCAAGTCTGAACAGGATTTGACCTCACCAAAGTCTCCGCATTCAGTTGACATTAGTTCCTCTGCTGCAATTGATGAAGAACAACTAAGAGTGTTGAATGACACTTCTAATGAGGGTTTGTCTGGAAGTCGATCATCTCGATTGTTGTCTCCTCCACGACCAACAGGCTCTCGAATGCCTAATTCCAGACCTAATGGATCTCAAGTTGATTCATTTAAGGCTGCTGGTTCATGTGCGACAACTCCCGTAT CCCAAACACTAGAATCCACAGTTAGTTATAGCACAGGAGAAGATGTCACCTCCAAAAATGATAAGAAATCCAGAAAGCGAACAGCTTCAGATATGTTGGCTTTGATTCCAACTCTTCAAGGTGTTGAAAACAACCCAGGAATCTGCAAGAGAAGAAAACTTTCAGATTCATCTGGTTGTCAACTGTCTTTGGCACAGGGTGCCATGTCTTCTGAGATGATACCCAAAACGGAAGGGTACAGTTATGGAAGTTTAATAGCTGAAGTGAATAAAGGGACTGTTCCGTCCAGCATTTACATTGTGGCTCTTCTTCATGTCGTCAGGCATTGTTCACTTTGCATTAAGCACGCTAGACTAACCAGTCAGATGGATGCATTAGACATCTCATATGTTGAAGAAGTTGGCTTGAGAAGTGGATCATCTAACATTTGGTTTCGACTTCCTCTTGCTAGAGGGGACTCATGGCAGCATATATGTTTGCGACTTGGAAGACCTGGTTGCATGTATTGGGATGTTAAAATAAATGATCAACACTTCAGGGATTTATGGGAGCTGCAGAAAGGGAGCAATAATACACCATGGGGTTCAGGTGTTCGAATTGCTAATACATCTGACATAGATTCACATATACATTATGATCCAGATGGTGTTGTTTTGAGTTATCAATCTGTCGAGGTAGATAGTATAAAGAAATTAGTGGCTGATATTCAAAGGCTTGCCAATGCAAGAACATTTGCTCTTGGCATGAGGAAATTACTTGGCGTAAGAGCAGAGGAGAAGTCAGATGACCTTGTTACTAGTACTGACAGCAAAACACCAAGTTCCAAGGTTTCTTCAGATACTGCTGACAAACTATCTGAGCAGATGAGAAGGGCGTTTAGAATTGAGGCAGTTGGATTGATGAGCTTGTGGTTTAGCTTTGGTTCAAGTGTCCTTGCTCGTTTTGTTGTTGAATGGGAATCTGGTAAAGAGGGTTGCACAATGCATGTATCTCCAGATCAACTTTGGCCTCATACCAAG TTTCTGGAAGACTTCATAAATGGAGCTGAAGTTTCATCACTTTTGGATTGCATTAGGCTGACTGCAGGGCCATTGCATGCCTTGGCAGCTGCAACCAGGCCAGCTAGAGCTGGTCCTGTTCCAGGGGTTGCAGCTGCTCTATCTTCTATTCCTAAACAGTCTGGTGGTTATATATCGTCACAGGGACTTCTGCTTGGGAATTCAACAACTAATGTTGGTCAGCCTACATCTGGTCCTGGGGCAAACACCGTCATGCCTACTGCAAGTGGTCTCACTAACCAGACCCTTTCAATGTTAGCTGCTGCTGGACGTGGTGGTCCGGGCATTGTTCCTAGTTCACTTTTGCCCATTGATGTCTCTGTTGTGCTGCGGGGTCCATATTGGATAAGAATCATGTACAGGAAACAGTTTGCAGTTGACATGCGCTGCTTTGCAGGAGATCAGGTGTGGTTGCAGCCTGCAACACCTCCTAAAGAGGGTCGTCTTTCAGGAGGGTCATTGCCGTGCCCCCAGTTTCGGCCTTTTATCATGGAACATGTTGCCCAGGAATTGAATGGATTGGATCCCAGTTTCACTGGACAACAGGCAGGTGGACTGTCAAATTCAAATAATCCAAACCCTGGTTCAGGATCCCAGATGATGGCTGCAAATGGAAACAGAATAAACCTGCCAATTTCTGCTGCAATGTCTAGAACAGGAAATCAAGTAGCTAGTTTAAACCGTGTGGGAAATGCTTTAGCAGGCTCTTCAAACTTGGCTTTGATGACATCACCTGTCTCTCTACGGAGGCCCCCTGGAGCAGTTGTCCCAGCACATGTCAGAGGCGAGCTTAACACAGCCATTATTGGCCTTGGTGACGATGGAGGATATGGAGGTGGTTGGGTTCCTCTCGTTGCTCTTAAGAAGGTTTTGAGGGGCATTCTCAAGTATCTTGGAGTGTTGTGGCTTTTTGCCCAATTACCTGATCTTTTGAAAGAGATACTGGGATCTATTTTGAAGGAAAATGAAGGTGCCCTTTTGAATTTGGACCCTGAGCAACCCGCCTTGCGTTTTTTTGTTGG AGGATATGTATTTGCGGTAAGTGTCCACAGAGTTCAGCTACTACTGCAGGTATTAAGTGTAAAACGATTTCAccagcagcagcaacaacaacagcaaAATTCAAATCCTGCACCAGAGGAATTAAGTCAATCTGAGATAAGTGAAATATGTGACTACTTCAGCCGTCGTGTGGCATCAGAACCCTATGATGCATCTCGTGTTGCTTCATTCATTACTATGCTCACTTTACCTGTATCAGTACTGAGAGAATTCTTGAAATTAATTGCTTGGAAAAAAGGATTATCGCAGACACAAGTTGGAGATGTTGTTTCTGCTCAAAAACCAAGAATTGAGTTGTGTCTTGAAAATCATTCTGGTTTAAACGCGGATGAGAACTCCGAGAGCTCATCTGCATTCAGGAGCAACATCCATTATGCTCGTCTTCATAATTCTGTTGATTTTGCGCTTACAGTTGTTCTTGATTCTTCTCACGTCCCTCATGTTAATGCTGCTGGTGGTGCTGCATGGTTGCCGTACTGTGTTTCAGTAAGATTGAGATATTCATTTGGTGAAAGTTCTAATGTATCATTTGTTGCCATGAATGGTAGCCATGGTGGTAGGGCCTGTTGGTTGCGTGTTGATGATTGGGAGAAATGCAAACAGAGGGTGGCACGAGCGGTGGAGGTTAATGGGAGCTCAGCAGCAGATATAAGTCAAGGTAGGTTGAAATTAGTTGCGGACAGTGTACAAAGAAATCTGCATATTTGCATTCAAGGGCTGAGAGATGGTAATGGGGTTACAGCCAGCTCTGGAGCAACGTGA
- the LOC108346016 gene encoding auxin-responsive protein IAA16, giving the protein MTTAMEVERDKYKMIDFEETELRLGLPLSSNESESTLIRNTSGCSFTGKRGFSDTSSGSVDLKLNLSSTSNNVSASSSSDMAKENNASAAANITTPPSPAPVKDPAKPPAKAQVVGWPPVRSFRKNIVNNVQKGNNSSNKEGVKGGASNSSSGNTGAAFVKVSMDGAPYLRKVDLKVYKSYQELSDSLAKMFSSFTIDKCGSQGMKDFMNETKLIDFLNGSDYVPTYEDKDGDWMLVGDVPWEMFVESCKRLRIMKGSEAIGLAPRAVEKCRNRS; this is encoded by the exons atGACTACTGCTATGGAGGTAGAGCGTGACAAGTACAAGATGATCGATTTCGAAGAAACCGAGTTGCGACTCGGGTTGCCGCTGAGTTCAAACGAAAGCGAGTCCACGCTCATCAGAAACACTTCCGGTTGTTCCTTTACCGGGAAGAGAGGGTTTTCCGATACAAGCAGCGGTAGCGTGGATTTGAAGCTTAACCTTTCCTCAACCTCAAACAATGTCTCCGCCTCTTCCTCTTCTGACATGGCCAAAGAAAACAACGCTTCTGCAGCTGCTAACATCACCACacctccttctcctgctcctgtCAAGGACCCAGCAAAGCCACCTGCAAA GGCACAAGTGGTAGGTTGGCCTCCTGTGAGATCATTCAGAAAGAACATCGTGAACAATGTTCAAAAGGGTAACAACAGCAGCAACAAAGAGGGGGTAAAAGGTGGCGCAAGTAACAGCAGCAGTGGGAACACAGGAGCAGCTTTTGTTAAGGTGAGCATGGACGGTGCTCCTTATCTACGTAAGGTAGATTTGAAGGTGTACAAGAGCTACCAAGAGCTGTCGGATTCCCTTGCAAAAATGTTCAGTTCATTCACCATTGACAAGTGTGGATCCCAAGGCATGAAAGACTTCATGAACGAGACCAAATTGATTGATTTTCTCAACGGCTCTGATTACGTTCCCACCTACGAAGACAAAGATGGAGACTGGATGCTCGTCGGTGACGTACCCTGGGA AATGTTCGTGGAATCCTGCAAGCGTCTGCGTATAATGAAAGGATCTGAGGCAATCGGGCTAG CACCGAGAGCAGTGGAAAAGTGCAGGAACAGAAGCTAG